One genomic segment of Mesoterricola silvestris includes these proteins:
- a CDS encoding R3H domain-containing nucleic acid-binding protein, with protein sequence MRKAALPLEQVPERVAQWCAHLGLKITAEPGPSGDETLFPNRIVLDGPDAHWLAANKGFGLDALQFLVHEAQGEREEKGQAYLDVQSFRLFRMKEVVAMAGMAAERARTLGSYTFASLSPRERRWVHMVLSRQPGFTTESEGTGTFKALKVTRV encoded by the coding sequence ATGCGCAAGGCCGCTTTGCCCCTTGAACAGGTCCCCGAACGCGTCGCCCAGTGGTGCGCCCACCTGGGCCTGAAGATCACCGCCGAACCCGGGCCTTCCGGGGACGAGACCCTCTTCCCCAACCGGATCGTGCTGGATGGCCCCGACGCCCATTGGCTTGCCGCCAACAAGGGCTTCGGCCTGGACGCCCTGCAGTTCCTGGTGCACGAGGCCCAGGGGGAGCGGGAAGAGAAGGGTCAGGCCTACCTGGACGTGCAGTCCTTCCGGCTCTTCCGCATGAAGGAAGTGGTGGCCATGGCCGGCATGGCCGCGGAAAGGGCCCGGACCCTCGGCAGCTACACCTTCGCGTCCCTCAGCCCCCGGGAAAGGCGCTGGGTGCACATGGTGCTCAGCCGGCAGCCCGGTTTCACCACCGAAAGCGAGGGCACGGGCACCTTCAAGGCACTGAAGGTGACCCGGGTCTAG